The Flavobacterium johnsoniae UW101 genomic interval GCTGAGCATATTGCAGATTTTTTAAAAGAATACCCGCCATTTGATAATTTAACCTTTCAGGAATTGTCAGATATTGCTACAAATATTCGTGTTATCAATTTAGAAAAACATGCAGTATTGTTTCAAAATAACGACCCTTTGCACGACAGTTTTTATGTTGTAGCATCTGGCGTTATTAATTTAACTACAATTGCTGATGCTGAGGAAACTATTATAAATAAATGTCATGAAGGAGATATTTTTGGACTAAGACCTTTCTTTGCCAAAAACAACTATATGATGACTGCAAAAGCACGTGAAGAAAGCATTATTTATGCTATTCCTATTGCAGTATTTAGACCTTTTGTAGCTAACAATTCTGATGTTTTGAACTTTTTGCTTGAAAGTTTTGCCATAAATTCAAGACATACCAAAGATAACGCACGTTCTAATGGTAAATTAGATGCTGATAATGTGTTTATTGACCAGCAGTCAGAAATACAATTTATCCAGTCTCTTACCTATAATAACTCACCGTTAACTACTGATTCACATCATATTGTAAAAGACGTTGCGCTTTTAATGACAGAATCAATGGTTGATAATATTGTAGTTTGCGAAAAAAATCATCCAATTGGTATTGTAACCCATGCCGATTTAGCTTCTAAAATTGCAACCGGACGTTACCCAATTACTGAAACGATTGACAAAATTATGTCTTCGCCTGTAGTTACTGTAATTGAAAATGTTTCTCTTGCCGAAGCCCAGTTATTAATGCTGAAACACAATGTTTCTCACCTTTGCGTAACTAAAGACGGTACAAGTAAATCTGCCGTAAAAGGAATTATTTCTGAACACGATTTAGTTGTGGCTCAAGCCAGTAACCCTGGTGTTTTAATTAAAGAAATTAAGCGTTCACAGTTACCAAAAGATTTAAAACAAATTCGCGATCGTCTGTCTGATTTGATTCAGAATTCGATTCAAAAAAATATACCAATTTCACATGTCAGTAATATTGCCAGCGAAATTAATCTGGCCATAATTAAACGCGCTGTAGAATTGTCAATTTTAGATTTAGGCTCCCCTCCTGCCAGATTTGCCTGGTTGAGCATAGGAAGCCAGGGGCGTAAAGAACAGCTTTTATTGACAGATCAGGATAGTATTTTGATTTTTGAAGATGTTGCACCAGAGAAATACAGAGAAGTAAAAGATTACTTTTTAAGACTAGCAAAACGCACCACAGCGATTCTTGAAAAAGTTGGTTACGAATATTGTCCAAACGGACACATGGGAAGCAATATGCTTTGGTGTAAGTCATTGAGCGACTGGACAAAACAATACAACAGCTGGATGAATACTCCAGGTGAAAACAGCAATGATTTGAGCAGTATTTTCTTTGATTATGAGATCGTAATTGGTGAACCAAAAATCGAAGAAGTTATTGAAAATGTAGTATTTAAAAATGCTGTAAACAATACTTTATTCTTTGATTTCTTAGGAAACGATGCTTTAAAAAGAAACTCACCTTTGGAGCTTCTTTAAAAAATTCATTGTTGAAGAAGAAGGACCGCATAAAGGAAAATTTGATATTAAAACCCGTGCTTTGATGCCTTTAATAGACAGTGCACGTTTATTGATTTTAAGTGCCAACATAAAAGGAATTAAAAATACATATTTAAGGTTCAAACAATTAGCTATAACCGATTCTAAAAACGCCGAAATATATTTAAGTTGTGCAGAAGCATTTTTAACGCTTTCAAAGTTTAGAACTATGGAAGGTTTTAAAAATGACGATTCTGGGCAATATATCAATTTAAGAGAAATGTCTAAAACAGACAAAGAGAAGTTAAAAAATGCTTTGACCCCGATGAAAGACCTTGAGGAACTAATTAAGAGTAAATTTCAACTTACACAATTCTCATAAATATGCTAGACTGGATTAAAAACATTAACAAGGATTATCCGGAATTCTGGAAAGAATACTTGACAAAATTAGAAGCAAAACCCAGCAAATTTGTGGTTTTGTCTACTGAAACTTCTGGCTTAAATCCTAACAAAGATGTTATTTTGTCTCTTGGCGCTTTTTCAGTCATAGATGACAGCATTATAATTAAGGAGAATTTTGAAGCCGTTTTACTGCAGTACAAATTCTTAGAAGACAATGGTCTTTCTAACGAATTTATTATTGAGAGTAAAATGACAAAAATGCCCGAAGCTGAGGCCTTAGAAGCTTTTATTAACTTCTTGGGAAATGCTGTTTTGGTTGGTCATCATATTAATTTTGATATTGAAATGCTTAATGCTGCTTTAGAAAGATTGGATTGCGGCAGGTTAAAAAATGAAGCGCTTGATATTGACGTTATGTACAGAAAATTAACTGACATTAACGACAAACAGTTTTCTTTAAACGATTTATGCGAAATTTACAAAATTCCAAAAAGTGACAGAAATTCTTCTGCCGAAGATGCTTATAAAATTGGTCTTCTGTTCTTAAAACTAAAATCGCGTTTGGGAATTAAATAAAAAATATCAATTTGCAGGACTTCGACTTCGCTCAGTCTGGCATAAATTGTAAACATAAAAAAAGCCTCTTAATTTTTAAGAGGCTTTTTTATTTATTTATCGAGAATTATGCAATTCTTTCTTTCATAATCTGTTCTACAACTTCAGGATTTAATAATGTAGTTGTATCTCCAAAGTTAGAGAAATCACCTTCAGCAATTTTACGTAAAATTCTACGCATAATTTTTCCTGAACGAGTTTTTGGCAAGCCAGAAACAAATTGGATTTTATCTAATTTCGCAATTGGTCCAATGTGATCAGAAATATACTGGTTGATCTCTTTTGTTAAGTTTTCTTTATTTCTAACTTCTCCGGTTTCTTTCAGGATAACAAAACCATATAATGCATTTCCTTTAATATCATGTGGGAATCCAACAATTGCAGATTCGGCAACCGCTTGATGTTCGTTGATAGCATCTTCAATTGGAGCAGTTCCTAAATTATGTCCAGAAACAATTACAACATCATCTACTCTACCTGTGATTCTGTAATATCCTACTTCATCGCGTAATGCACCGTCTCCTGTAAAATATTTTCCAGGGAAAGCAGAGAAATACGTTTCTTTATAACGATCGTGATTATTCCAGATTGTTCTGGCGATTCCAGGCCATGGAAATTTAATACATAAACTTCCAACTACTTGATTTCCTTCAATTTCGTTGCGTTTTTCATCCATTAAAACCGGCTGAATTCCCGGTAATGGTAAAGTTGCATAAGTTGGTTTTGTAGGCGTAACAAAAGCAATTGGCGAAATCATAATTCCACCGGTTTCTGTCTGCCACCAAGTATCTACAACAGGACATCTCTTGTCTCCAACGTGGTCGTTGAACCAGTGCCAAGCTTCTTCGTTGATTGGTTCTCCAACAGATCCAATTACTTTAAGAGATTTTAGAGGATATTTTTGAATATAATCTAAACTTTCTTTTGCTAATGAACGAATCGCTGTTGGTGCTGTATAAAATTGTGTGATTTTATGTTTTTCGATAATATCCCAAAAACGGCTGAAATCAGGATAAGAAGGAACGCCTTCAAAAATTACAGTTGTTCCTCCATTTAACAATGGTCCATATAATATATAAGAGTGTCCTGTAATCCATCCAATATCTGCCGTACACCAAAAGATATCATTTTCTTCGTGGCTGAATACGTTTTTGAATGTATAAGCTGTATAAACCATGTATCCAGCTGTTGTATGCACCATTCCTTTTGGTTTTCCTGTAGATCCAGATGTATATAAAATAAACAAAGGATCTTCGGCATCCATAATTTCTGCAACACTATTATCAAGAGCTGCATCTAATAATGGCTGTAACCAAATGTCACGGCCTTCTTTCATAGCAATTTCTGTTTTAGTTCTTTTTACAACCAAAACTTTAGAAACTGATGGACAGGTATCTAAGGCTTCATCAACAATTCCTTTTAAATCAATTGTTTTATTTCCTCTGTAACCACCGTCTGATGTAATAACCATTTTACATTCGCAGTCGTTAATTCTGGCAGAAACTGCAGAAGCAGAAAATCCTGCAAAAACCACTGAGTGAATTGCTCCAATTCTGGCACATGCCAAAACAGCTACTGCCAGTTCTGGAATCATTGGAAGGTAAATGCACACGCGGTCTCCTTTACGAATTCCCTGTTCACGCAAAACATTTGCCATTTTTGAAACTCTTTCGTAAAGCTCGTTGTATGTTATATGTAAAGCTTCTTCAGAAGGTTCATTCGGCTCAAAAATAATAGCCGTTTTATCTCCTCTTTTGCTTAAGTGTCTGTCGATACAATTTTTGGTAATGTTAACCTTTGCTTCTGTAAACCATTTTACTTCGGCATCGGCCATATTAAAATCAACAACTTTTTCCCACTGTTGATACCAAGTAAAATTTTCTTCAGCAATTTTTCCCCAAAATTTTCTCGGCTCTCGTATTGACTTATTGTAATGTTTAAAATATTGTTCTAAATTTTCAATTTTATAATAACTCATAGTTTTGTGGAATTTTTTTTATAAATGTATTAAATATGCTTCTATTCTTAAAATTATTTAATTCATAAATTTTGACAAAAAAAAAACATATAATAAATAAAATATAAGCTTTTTTTAAAGTTATCCTAAAAAAACATATTTTAAAGGAAAATGTAAATCACAAAAAAGGCATGACAAACAAATTATCACACCTTTTTATTTAACAAATTTCAATAACAATTAATTCTGTAATTTCTGCATTACAATACTTTATCTATTTTGAAAATAGCAGCATCTTTATTAATTATAAATAGAAATTTCAACAAGTATATTTTTGTTTAAAATATACCCCGTTTTCGGGATCAGCTTCACTTAACTTACTTGTCTCACAGAAGTTAAGTGAATGCAATATGCATCTATATCTATTTACTTAATAAGTGCTTACTAATTCAAAATATTAATTCAAAACATTGATACAGAGCAAATTCCACCTTAACATGGGCGGAAATTCCCAAATTTATTTATCCAATTTTTTTCATTGCTGTCATAGACTCACGTAACCAGGCTCCTACTTCTTCGATAGGGTGCTGACGAATTTCTTTGTTAACAGCAATTAATACCGTATTATCTACTCCATTTGAAGTTGAGAATGGTTTACCAATAATGTTAGTTTCTACTTTTTTCATGAATTCAGTCAATAATGGCTTACAAGCATGATCAAATAAATAACATCCGTACTCAGCAGTATCAGAAATTACACGGTTCATTTCGAATAATTTCTTTCTAGCGATAGTATTAGCAATTAATGGTAATTCGTGTAATGACTCGTAGTAAGCAGATTCTTCGATGATACCAGCTTCTGTCATAGTTTCAAAAGCTAATTCAACACCCGCTTTTACCATAGCAATCATTAATACTCCGTTATCAAAATATTCCTGCTCAGAGATTGGAGCTTCTTGCGGCGCTGTTTTTTCGAAGTTAGTTTCTCCTGTTGCAGCTCTCCATTTTAATAAGTTAACATCGTCGTTAGCCCAGTCGATCATCATAGTTCTTGAGAATTCTCCAGAAATAATATCGTCTTGGTGTTTTTGGAATAACGGACGCATGATGTCTTTTAATTCTTCTGCTAATTCGTAAGCTTCAATTTTAGAAGGATTATTTAAACGATCCATCATGTTTGTAATACCACCATGTTTCAAAGCTTCAGTGATAGTTTCCCATCCATATTGAATTAATTTTGAAGCATAAGCAGCATCGATTCCTTTTTCAACCATTTTATCAAAGCATAAAATAGATCCAGTTTGAAGCAATCCGCAAAGAATTGTCTGCTCACCCATTAAATCTGATTTTACTTCAGCTACGAAAGATGATCTTAAAACTCCTGCTTTGTGTCCTCCAGTTGCTACAGCGTAAGCTTTTGCCTGATCTAAACCAAATCCGTTTGGATCGTTTTCTGGGTGAACTGCAATAAGTGTTGGCACACCAAATCCTCTTTTGTACTCTTCACGAACCTCAGAACCAGGACATTTAGGAGCACACATAATTACTGTAATATCTTTACGAATCTGCATTCCTTCTTCAACAATGTTGAAACCGTGAGAATAAGCTAAAGTTGATCCTTGTTTCATTAATGGCATAATAGCATTAACTACAGAAGTATGCTGTTTATCCGGAGTAAGGTTACAAACTAAATCAGCTGTTGGAATCAACTCTTCATAAGTACCTACTTTAAACCCGTTTTCAGTTGCATTTTTATATGAAGCTCTCTTTTCTGCAATTGCATCTGCACGCAAAGCATAAGAAATATCTAAACCTGAATCTCTCATGTTTAAACCTTGATTCAAACCTTGTGCACCACAACCTACAATGACAACTTTTTTACCAGCTAATGCTGAAATTCCGTCTGCAAATTCTGATTGCTCCATAAATTCGCAAACTCCTAGTTGCTCTAATTGTAATCTAAGTGGTAGTGTGTTGAAATAATTTGCCATTTTGTTTTAAAATATTAATGAAATGAAATTTAATAATTGATTATTTTTATGATTACGGCCTAAACCGTCTTTAAATTGTTATTTGAATGTTTCCAGTAATGCTGAAATTTCCATTTTTTGCTTAGAAACTGAAATTCTGCCCGAACGTACAAACTGCATAATACCATAAGGCTTGAACTTTTTGTATAATTCTTCAATTTCAGAACGTCTTCCAGATTTTGAAATCACGAAAAAATCTCTTGAAACCGTTACAATTGTAGACTGGCTTTCTTTGATGATATTTTGAATTTGTTTTTCATCAAACAATAAGCTCGAAGCGATTTTAAAAAGTGCATTTTCAAGAAAAATTGTTTCTTCATCTGTATGGTAAAATGCTTTTATAACTTCAATTTGCTTTTCGATCTGGCCTACAATATTCTGAACCCATTTTTCAGTTGTATTTACTACAATAATAAATCTAGAAACATTTTCTATTTCTGATTCTGAAACATTTAGACTTAATATATTAATGTGACGCTTTAAGAATATTCCAGATATTCTATTTAACAAGCCTACGTTATTTTCTGAGTATACCGATATGGTAAATGTTTTCTCTTCCATTTTGTTTTTTTAGTTTTATTTGTTTCAGGTTTCAGGTTTCAAGTTCTGTTGAGAACGTGAAACCTGAAACTTGAAACCTGAAACTTTTTCTTAACTTAATCTAATTTCTGAAACACACGCTCCGGTTGGAATCATTGGGAAAACGTTGTTTTCTTTTTCCACCATAACTTCTAAGAAATAAGAATCTTTTGAAGCCAGCATTTCTGCAACAGCAGCATCTAAATCTTCTCGCTGTGTTACTTTTTTAGATTTAATATGATATCCTTCGGCAATGGCAACAAAATTTGGATTAATCATTTTTGTTGAAGCGTATCTGTTATCAAAGAACAATTCCTGCCATTGACGTACCATTCCTAAAAACTCATTATTTAGAATTACAATTTTTACAGGAACCTGAGTCTGAAAAATCGTTCCTAATTCCTGAATTGTCATCTGAAAACCTCCATCGCCAATAATAGCAACAACTTCACGGTCTGGTCTTCCCATTTTAGCTCCAATTGCAGCCGGAAGCGCAAATCCCATTGTTCCTAATCCGCCAGAAGTAATATTACTTTTTGTTGAATTGAATTTTGCATAACGGCAGGCAAACATTTGATGCTGTCCTACGTCTGAAACTATAATTGCATCACCTTTTGAGTGTTTGTTAATCATTTCAATAGTTTCTCCCATCGAAAGACCAGCTGATGATGGATTTAATTCGTCTTTAATTACCGAATCAAATTCAATTTTCGCCAATTCTTTAA includes:
- the ilvN gene encoding acetolactate synthase small subunit, yielding MEEKTFTISVYSENNVGLLNRISGIFLKRHINILSLNVSESEIENVSRFIIVVNTTEKWVQNIVGQIEKQIEVIKAFYHTDEETIFLENALFKIASSLLFDEKQIQNIIKESQSTIVTVSRDFFVISKSGRRSEIEELYKKFKPYGIMQFVRSGRISVSKQKMEISALLETFK
- the acs gene encoding acetate--CoA ligase — encoded protein: MSYYKIENLEQYFKHYNKSIREPRKFWGKIAEENFTWYQQWEKVVDFNMADAEVKWFTEAKVNITKNCIDRHLSKRGDKTAIIFEPNEPSEEALHITYNELYERVSKMANVLREQGIRKGDRVCIYLPMIPELAVAVLACARIGAIHSVVFAGFSASAVSARINDCECKMVITSDGGYRGNKTIDLKGIVDEALDTCPSVSKVLVVKRTKTEIAMKEGRDIWLQPLLDAALDNSVAEIMDAEDPLFILYTSGSTGKPKGMVHTTAGYMVYTAYTFKNVFSHEENDIFWCTADIGWITGHSYILYGPLLNGGTTVIFEGVPSYPDFSRFWDIIEKHKITQFYTAPTAIRSLAKESLDYIQKYPLKSLKVIGSVGEPINEEAWHWFNDHVGDKRCPVVDTWWQTETGGIMISPIAFVTPTKPTYATLPLPGIQPVLMDEKRNEIEGNQVVGSLCIKFPWPGIARTIWNNHDRYKETYFSAFPGKYFTGDGALRDEVGYYRITGRVDDVVIVSGHNLGTAPIEDAINEHQAVAESAIVGFPHDIKGNALYGFVILKETGEVRNKENLTKEINQYISDHIGPIAKLDKIQFVSGLPKTRSGKIMRRILRKIAEGDFSNFGDTTTLLNPEVVEQIMKERIA
- a CDS encoding 3'-5' exonuclease is translated as MLDWIKNINKDYPEFWKEYLTKLEAKPSKFVVLSTETSGLNPNKDVILSLGAFSVIDDSIIIKENFEAVLLQYKFLEDNGLSNEFIIESKMTKMPEAEALEAFINFLGNAVLVGHHINFDIEMLNAALERLDCGRLKNEALDIDVMYRKLTDINDKQFSLNDLCEIYKIPKSDRNSSAEDAYKIGLLFLKLKSRLGIK
- the ilvC gene encoding ketol-acid reductoisomerase, whose amino-acid sequence is MANYFNTLPLRLQLEQLGVCEFMEQSEFADGISALAGKKVVIVGCGAQGLNQGLNMRDSGLDISYALRADAIAEKRASYKNATENGFKVGTYEELIPTADLVCNLTPDKQHTSVVNAIMPLMKQGSTLAYSHGFNIVEEGMQIRKDITVIMCAPKCPGSEVREEYKRGFGVPTLIAVHPENDPNGFGLDQAKAYAVATGGHKAGVLRSSFVAEVKSDLMGEQTILCGLLQTGSILCFDKMVEKGIDAAYASKLIQYGWETITEALKHGGITNMMDRLNNPSKIEAYELAEELKDIMRPLFQKHQDDIISGEFSRTMMIDWANDDVNLLKWRAATGETNFEKTAPQEAPISEQEYFDNGVLMIAMVKAGVELAFETMTEAGIIEESAYYESLHELPLIANTIARKKLFEMNRVISDTAEYGCYLFDHACKPLLTEFMKKVETNIIGKPFSTSNGVDNTVLIAVNKEIRQHPIEEVGAWLRESMTAMKKIG